A window of Caretta caretta isolate rCarCar2 chromosome 13, rCarCar1.hap1, whole genome shotgun sequence contains these coding sequences:
- the RBCK1 gene encoding ranBP-type and C3HC4-type zinc finger-containing protein 1 isoform X4, with protein sequence MTTVPIYLKVNPHMTLASLKDMVFLLYGFPPSVQQWVVGKRLPGDQETLHYNGIQRDGDMAYLYLRSAKEAKLSKETFQKEWERRVLAELGFSDILLQPRGSQEQVDAGLGGAQDSLCMEELRHELLQAEAAPPPEPPKVGWVCPSCTYVNKPTRPGCEICCKERPEDYMVPVAYQPDEEELARMRNEEEAMRQYQQVTEQQKIENYQHLLQLDGQSLVPADEVIECPICFVTLQPGEGVTLRECLHSFCRDCLKGTILNSPEPEVPCPYIDEKYSCPGQLLEREIKALLSSAEYQHFLDLGVSIAENRSRSSYHCKTTDCRGWCIFEDDVNEFACPVCQKVNCLLCKAIHETMNCKEYQDDLKLRAQNDQAARQTTEMLTTMVQKGEAMYCPTCKIVVQKKDGCDWIRCTVCHTEICWVTKGPRWGSAVGLEHEPVCATVGSTLGILPFCRVACPRIEKTCQHESQVCTQPKPHARRGMNHWMQ encoded by the exons ATGACCACAGTCCCCATCTACCTGAAAGTCAATCCTCATATGACTTTGGCTTCTCTGAAGGACATG GTATTCCTCCTCTACGGCTTCCCACCCAGCGTTCAGCAGTGGGTGGTGGGCAAGAGGCTCCCCGGAGACCAGGAGACCCTGCACTACAATGGCATCCAGCGAGACGGCGACATGGCCTATCTCTACCTCAGGTCTGCCAAAGAGGCCAAGCTCAGCAAAGAGACGTTCCAGAAGGAGTGGGAGCGCCGAGTCCTGGCAG AATTGGGCTTCAGCGACATTCTCCTGCAGCCTCGCGGGAGCCAGGAACAGGTGGATGCGGGGCTCGGAGGGGCGCAGGACAGCCTGTGCATGGAGGAGCTGAGGCATGAGCTCTTGCAGGCGGAAGCCGCCCCTCCCCCTGAACCCCCCAAG GTCGGCTGGGTCTGTCCGAGCTGCACCTATGTCAACAAGCCCACCCGCCCCGGCTGCGAGATCTGCTGCAAGGAGCGGCCTGAGGACTACATGGTGCCCGTGGCTTACCAGCCGGACGAGGAGGAGCTGGCGAGGATGAGGAATGAGGAGGAAGCCATGCGGCAGTACCAACAG GTGACAGAGCAGCAGAAGATTGAGAACtaccagcacctcctgcagctgGATGGGCAGAGCCTGGTGCCCGCCGATGAAGTGATCGAATGTCCCATCTGCTTTGTGACCCTGCAGCCTGGAGAGGGGGTGACCCTGCGGGAGTGCCTGCACTCCTTCTGCAG GGACTGTCTGAAGGGGACGATACTGAATAGCCCGGAGCCCGAGGTGCCCTGTCCGTACATCGACGAGAAGTACTCCTGCCCAGGACAGCTGCTGGAACGGGAGATCAAAGCG CTCCTGAGCTCTGCTGAATATCAGCACTTCCTGGACCTGGGCGTCTCCATCGCTGAGAACCGCAGCCGGTCCAGCTACCACTGCAAGACCACGGACTGCCGGGGCTGGTGCATCTTCGAGGACGACGTGAACGAGTTTGCCTGCCCCGTGTGCCAGAAGGTGAACTGCCTGCTCTGCAAG GCCATTCACGAGACCATGAACTGCAAGGAGTATCAGGACGACCTCAAGCTCCGGGCTCAGAACGACCAGGCTGCCAGGCAGACCACCGAGATGCTGACA ACGATGGTCCAGAAAGGGGAGGCCATGTACTGTCCTACCTGTAAGATCGTTGTCCAGAAGAAGGATGGCTGTGACTGGATCCGCTGCACTGTCTGTCACACGGAGATCTGCTGGGTGACCAAGGGGCCGCGCTGGGGATCAGCGGTAGGTTTGGAGCATGAACCAGTGTGTGCGACTGTAGGTTCGACCTTGGGAATCCTTCCGTTCTGCAGAGTCGCTTGCCCCAGAATTGAAAAGACCTGCCAACACGAGTCTCAAGTCTGCACACAGCCCAAACCACATGCTCGGAGAGGCATGAACCACTGGATGCAGTAG